The following proteins are co-located in the Chloroflexota bacterium genome:
- a CDS encoding pyridoxal-phosphate dependent enzyme, whose protein sequence is MSVTLEPLTTTVTADEIRRRVATLPRVPLALTPTPMQDAPRLAKALGLGRLLIKRDDLTGLAFGGNKTRNLEFRMAEAVEMGTDVFIAGLEAQSNSARQTTAAANILGMQTILVLRTDRDWQWQGNPLVDRILGADVRWLETDDPAVMDQTLRDVAEEQRQRGKRPYVMNHAGAFALGSALAYLLCTLEVVEQTAALGVQPTHLYMTSGNKGHAGLVLGRKLLGQAFRTVAISQRRGDDRVPGALAGARDAARALGWDVPLSEADVESYDDYVGVDYGVPSPEALEAMRLAARTEGLLLDPVYTGKAMAGLIDHARTGRLGKDDVVVFIHTGGLPAIFAFKDEILESLGT, encoded by the coding sequence TTGTCTGTCACACTCGAACCGCTGACCACGACGGTCACCGCCGACGAGATCCGCCGGCGCGTGGCGACGCTCCCGCGCGTGCCGCTGGCGCTCACGCCGACGCCGATGCAGGACGCCCCACGCCTCGCGAAAGCCTTGGGCCTTGGGCGGCTGCTCATCAAGCGTGACGACCTGACCGGCCTGGCGTTCGGCGGCAACAAGACCCGCAACCTGGAATTCCGGATGGCCGAGGCCGTCGAGATGGGGACCGATGTCTTCATCGCGGGGCTGGAGGCGCAGTCGAACTCGGCGCGGCAGACGACCGCCGCCGCCAACATCCTCGGCATGCAGACGATCCTCGTCCTCCGCACGGACCGCGACTGGCAGTGGCAGGGCAATCCGCTGGTGGACCGCATCCTCGGGGCCGACGTGCGCTGGCTGGAGACCGACGACCCCGCCGTCATGGACCAGACCCTCCGCGACGTCGCGGAGGAGCAGCGCCAGCGTGGCAAGCGGCCCTACGTCATGAATCACGCCGGCGCGTTCGCGCTCGGGTCGGCGCTGGCGTACCTGCTCTGCACGCTAGAAGTGGTGGAGCAGACGGCGGCGCTCGGCGTCCAGCCGACGCACCTCTACATGACCTCGGGGAACAAGGGACACGCCGGGTTGGTGCTCGGGCGGAAGCTGCTGGGGCAGGCGTTCCGGACGGTGGCGATCTCCCAGCGGCGGGGCGATGACCGTGTGCCGGGCGCGCTGGCCGGCGCCCGCGATGCCGCCCGCGCGCTGGGGTGGGACGTGCCGCTGTCCGAGGCGGACGTCGAGAGCTACGACGACTATGTCGGCGTTGACTACGGCGTGCCTTCGCCGGAAGCGCTGGAAGCGATGCGGCTGGCGGCCCGGACCGAGGGCCTGCTGCTCGACCCGGTCTACACCGGCAAGGCGATGGCCGGCCTGATCGACCATGCCCGCACCGGGCGGCTCGGCAAGGATGACGTGGTCGTGTTCATCCACACCGGCGGCCTGCCAGCGATCTTCGCCTTCAAGGACGAGATCCTGGAGAGCCTGGGGACGTAG
- the dhaK gene encoding dihydroxyacetone kinase subunit DhaK: protein MQKLLNDPANFVDEMLEGILLAHPDRLRAVEGEPRAIVRADAPRAGKVGIATGGGSGHLPVFLGYVGRGLADGCAVGNVFASPNADQMLTVTKAIDGGAGVLYLYGNYGGDVMNFDFAAEMAAAEGITVETVLGADDVASAPPERANTRRGIAGIFFGYKVAGAAAEAGADLATVKATVEKAFSRTRSMGVALAPCTLPTVGHPNFEVPAGQMEIGMGIHGEPGVSREAIRPADEVTDVLLDRIFADLQPTRGSDVALLVNGLGATPKEELYIVYRRIHARLAERGHRVHRLYIGEYVTSLEMAGASISMLELDDELARLIDAPADSPFFLQA from the coding sequence ATGCAGAAACTGCTCAACGATCCCGCCAATTTCGTCGACGAGATGCTTGAAGGCATCCTGTTGGCCCACCCCGACCGGCTGCGCGCGGTCGAGGGCGAGCCGCGCGCCATCGTGCGGGCCGATGCGCCCCGGGCCGGGAAGGTCGGGATCGCCACGGGCGGCGGGTCCGGCCACCTGCCAGTCTTCCTGGGGTACGTCGGGCGTGGGCTGGCGGATGGCTGCGCGGTCGGGAACGTCTTCGCATCGCCCAACGCCGACCAGATGCTGACGGTCACCAAGGCGATTGACGGCGGCGCTGGCGTGCTGTACCTGTACGGCAACTACGGCGGTGACGTGATGAACTTCGACTTCGCGGCCGAGATGGCCGCCGCCGAGGGCATCACCGTCGAGACGGTCCTGGGCGCGGATGACGTGGCCTCAGCGCCCCCCGAGCGAGCCAACACCCGACGCGGCATCGCCGGCATCTTCTTCGGCTACAAGGTGGCCGGCGCCGCCGCCGAGGCCGGCGCGGACCTCGCCACCGTCAAGGCGACCGTCGAGAAGGCGTTCTCGCGCACCCGCTCGATGGGCGTGGCCCTCGCGCCCTGTACCCTGCCGACGGTCGGCCATCCGAACTTCGAGGTGCCAGCCGGCCAGATGGAGATCGGCATGGGCATCCACGGCGAGCCCGGCGTCTCCCGCGAGGCCATCCGCCCGGCCGACGAGGTCACGGACGTCCTGCTGGACCGCATCTTCGCGGACTTGCAGCCGACCAGGGGCAGCGACGTGGCCCTGCTGGTGAACGGGCTCGGCGCGACGCCGAAGGAGGAGCTGTACATCGTCTACCGGCGCATCCATGCCCGGCTGGCCGAGCGCGGCCACCGCGTGCACCGGCTGTACATCGGCGAGTACGTCACCTCGCTGGAGATGGCCGGGGCCTCGATCTCGATGCTGGAGCTGGACGACGAGCTGGCCCGGCTGATCGACGCCCCCGCCGATTCGCCGTTCTTCCTGCAAGCGTAA
- a CDS encoding DAK2 domain-containing protein encodes MSDDVLTFDGLRAALGRVADRLEAARDDLCALDAIAGDGDLGVTMATGFGAIRPLIENPPAEDAGQLLSQVAMQIGKVAPSTMGTLTATALLRAGTKARGKTDLTAADLAEMLEAAAQGMKDRGKADVGQRTAIDVLVPAAAAAREAAGAGESAAVALTKAAAAGEEGAAATANMEPVLGRAGWIADRARGNRDAGATAWATILSALAG; translated from the coding sequence ATGAGCGACGACGTTCTGACCTTCGACGGGCTACGGGCGGCGTTGGGCCGCGTAGCCGACCGACTCGAAGCCGCCCGCGACGACCTCTGCGCCCTCGACGCCATCGCTGGGGACGGCGACCTCGGCGTCACGATGGCGACGGGGTTCGGCGCGATCCGCCCGCTGATCGAGAATCCGCCAGCCGAGGATGCCGGCCAGTTGCTCTCGCAGGTGGCGATGCAGATCGGCAAGGTCGCGCCCTCGACGATGGGCACGCTGACGGCCACCGCCCTGCTGCGGGCCGGCACGAAGGCGCGCGGCAAGACCGACCTGACGGCCGCCGACCTTGCCGAGATGCTGGAAGCCGCCGCCCAGGGTATGAAGGATCGTGGCAAGGCGGATGTCGGGCAGCGGACGGCCATCGACGTGCTGGTGCCGGCAGCGGCAGCGGCCCGCGAGGCGGCCGGGGCCGGCGAGTCGGCCGCCGTGGCGCTCACGAAGGCGGCAGCGGCCGGCGAAGAGGGCGCGGCAGCCACGGCCAACATGGAGCCGGTCCTCGGGCGCGCGGGCTGGATCGCGGACCGTGCCCGTGGCAACCGCGACGCCGGCGCAACGGCCTGGGCCACGATCCTGAGCGCGCTGGCCGGCTGA
- a CDS encoding HPr family phosphocarrier protein: protein MPASSDDGAVVTQTVVLPADVALHARPAAEVVRAAAALAAPVTIAANGKQANAKSILAVLTLGATGGTTLTLSASGPAAAESVAALAGVIAGLRE from the coding sequence ATGCCCGCAAGCTCTGATGATGGCGCGGTGGTGACGCAGACGGTCGTGCTGCCGGCCGACGTGGCGCTGCACGCCCGGCCGGCGGCAGAGGTCGTGCGGGCGGCCGCCGCGCTGGCCGCCCCGGTGACCATCGCGGCGAACGGCAAGCAGGCCAACGCAAAGAGCATTCTGGCCGTGCTGACCCTCGGCGCGACGGGCGGGACGACGTTGACGCTGAGTGCCAGCGGCCCGGCCGCCGCCGAATCGGTGGCGGCGCTGGCGGGGGTGATCGCCGGCCTCCGGGAGTAG
- a CDS encoding cation:proton antiporter, which translates to MHVAAAVLADLFLMFLAAKAIGALFERLGQPAVIGELLAGVVLGPYALGWIGTPSTDLIHAMHDEAAAHEALSLIYDVLAELGVVVLLFLVGLETRLSDILKVGGRAGGVAVGGVVLPFVLGYAYVALLGHPTVEALFVATAMVATSVGITARVLADLGQIQSDEARIILGAAVIDDILAMIVLAVVSAIGQTGTVSLVSIAIIASQALAFTAFVALAGRQAIRRWSIHLDRLPVRNAPFVVAVLMMLGLAALSASIGLAAIIGAFLAGMVLAEVREQYELEHRALPIYELFVPLFFVITGSRVDWRLFLDASVLGLALTVTVLAIVGKVLGCGLGGLGKGTRSMAIIGVGMAPRGEVGLIVANVGQSIGAIPDVVFSTVVIMSLLTTLVVPPVLTVLYGRKAPDETASPDGTRPEIDYAVPDGRLPDL; encoded by the coding sequence ATGCACGTTGCCGCCGCTGTCCTTGCCGATCTCTTCCTGATGTTCCTGGCTGCCAAGGCGATCGGCGCACTGTTCGAGCGCCTGGGCCAGCCGGCCGTCATCGGCGAGCTGCTGGCGGGCGTCGTGCTGGGGCCATATGCGCTCGGGTGGATCGGGACACCCTCCACCGACCTGATCCACGCCATGCACGACGAAGCCGCTGCTCACGAGGCGCTCAGCCTGATCTACGACGTGCTGGCCGAGCTGGGCGTGGTGGTGCTGCTGTTCCTGGTCGGGCTGGAGACGCGCCTGTCGGACATCCTGAAGGTCGGCGGGCGAGCGGGCGGCGTGGCTGTGGGCGGGGTGGTGCTGCCGTTCGTCCTCGGGTATGCGTACGTGGCGTTGCTCGGACACCCGACGGTCGAAGCGCTGTTCGTGGCGACGGCGATGGTGGCGACGAGCGTCGGGATCACGGCGCGGGTGCTGGCGGACCTGGGGCAGATCCAGTCCGACGAGGCCCGGATCATCCTCGGGGCGGCCGTCATCGACGACATCCTGGCGATGATCGTGCTGGCCGTCGTCTCGGCCATCGGGCAGACGGGCACGGTGTCGCTGGTGAGCATCGCCATCATCGCGTCCCAGGCTCTGGCGTTCACGGCGTTCGTCGCACTGGCCGGCCGCCAGGCGATCCGCCGTTGGAGCATCCACCTGGACCGGCTGCCGGTTCGGAACGCGCCGTTCGTCGTGGCCGTGCTGATGATGCTCGGGCTGGCCGCGCTCTCGGCGAGCATCGGGCTGGCCGCCATCATCGGCGCGTTCCTGGCCGGCATGGTGCTGGCCGAGGTCCGCGAGCAGTACGAGCTGGAGCACCGCGCCCTGCCGATCTACGAGCTGTTCGTGCCGTTGTTCTTCGTCATCACCGGCAGCAGGGTGGACTGGCGGCTGTTTCTCGACGCCAGCGTGCTGGGGCTGGCCCTCACGGTGACGGTCCTGGCGATCGTCGGGAAGGTACTCGGCTGCGGGCTGGGCGGCCTGGGCAAGGGCACGCGGTCGATGGCGATCATCGGGGTCGGGATGGCCCCGCGCGGCGAGGTCGGGCTGATCGTCGCGAACGTCGGGCAGTCGATTGGCGCGATCCCCGATGTCGTGTTCTCGACGGTCGTCATCATGAGCCTGCTGACGACGCTCGTCGTGCCGCCGGTCCTGACAGTCCTGTACGGCCGCAAGGCCCCTGATGAGACGGCGAGCCCAGACGGCACGCGGCCGGAGATCGACTACGCGGTGCCCGATGGCCGGTTGCCAGACCTGTAG
- a CDS encoding L,D-transpeptidase family protein, producing the protein MLDGSSSIRRLSRRGALRLLAVTPAAMLVSLGSISVALAQSSSETEAEPEPSATPTRSTGSGNGSGSTRNNRFSPTATPGASPQPSPSGAPVAGAPATGAPAAAPPPPGSSPASPPVAQDGLGWVQNHTPTELWSGPDDRAVSFGTAPAFSYFRVLNPQDGSRIRVRNPLTNGIAYVNAKDVGPSGDPPEWYLAQKNQTAMPARIVGGANIRSTPGVTDGNIVGKAGHNEGVTVLGEVKGSDGDMWYRIGQQQFVHGSLVRVPSTFPPHPGKLIVAELSDPCIVTAYEDGKPVYSTLSLKGTASWATPTGFFTILRRVQNEIMSSEGLGIPRDAPGGYYLKDVLFTQYFTNDGSSIHYNYWSGNWGYSGSHGCLGMSYDDSLWFWEWAEVGTPLVIQE; encoded by the coding sequence ATGCTCGACGGCTCATCATCAATCAGGCGGCTTTCGCGCCGTGGCGCGCTGCGGCTGCTGGCAGTTACGCCGGCGGCGATGCTGGTCTCGTTGGGCAGCATCAGCGTCGCGCTGGCACAGTCGAGCAGCGAGACGGAGGCGGAGCCCGAGCCATCGGCGACGCCTACGCGCAGCACCGGCTCCGGGAATGGCAGCGGCTCGACGCGCAACAACCGCTTCAGCCCGACAGCCACCCCCGGCGCCAGCCCGCAGCCATCCCCATCTGGCGCACCGGTGGCGGGCGCGCCCGCCACCGGTGCGCCAGCCGCGGCCCCGCCCCCGCCGGGGTCGTCGCCGGCCTCGCCGCCGGTGGCGCAGGATGGCCTGGGCTGGGTCCAGAATCACACGCCGACCGAGCTGTGGTCTGGCCCTGACGACCGGGCGGTCAGCTTTGGGACGGCTCCAGCCTTCAGCTACTTCCGCGTGCTGAACCCGCAGGACGGCTCGCGGATCCGGGTCCGCAACCCGCTCACGAATGGCATCGCCTACGTCAACGCGAAGGATGTCGGCCCGAGCGGCGATCCGCCAGAGTGGTACCTGGCCCAGAAGAACCAGACGGCGATGCCGGCCCGCATCGTCGGCGGCGCGAACATCCGCAGCACGCCGGGCGTCACGGACGGCAACATCGTCGGGAAGGCCGGCCACAACGAGGGCGTGACGGTCCTGGGCGAGGTCAAAGGCTCCGATGGCGACATGTGGTATCGCATCGGGCAGCAGCAGTTCGTCCACGGCTCGCTGGTGCGTGTGCCGAGCACGTTCCCGCCACACCCCGGCAAGCTGATCGTGGCCGAGCTGTCGGACCCGTGCATCGTGACGGCGTACGAGGACGGCAAGCCGGTCTACTCGACGCTGTCGCTCAAGGGCACCGCCAGCTGGGCGACGCCGACCGGGTTCTTCACCATCTTGCGGCGCGTCCAGAACGAGATCATGAGCTCTGAGGGGCTGGGCATCCCACGGGACGCGCCGGGCGGCTACTACCTGAAGGATGTGCTGTTCACGCAGTACTTCACCAACGACGGCTCTTCGATTCACTACAACTACTGGTCGGGCAACTGGGGATACTCGGGCAGCCACGGGTGCCTCGGGATGAGCTACGACGACTCGCTCTGGTTCTGGGAGTGGGCGGAGGTCGGCACGCCGCTGGTGATCCAGGAGTAG
- a CDS encoding LLM class flavin-dependent oxidoreductase — MQIGLMIRSGNNGGNGAINAHRWETLREMALLAEDIGVDTLGAPDHLLFRHAPPVVHLPAGETRGTWEVFTLLTAIAAITKKVTLLPLVACTSFRNPALLAKIADTLDEVSNGRVLLGLGAGWHEPEYRAYGFPFDRRVSRFDEALQIIVPLLKGENVTFKGEFYETDDAFLTPRGPRAKTGLPIWIGARKPRMLGLVAKYADAYNTDMLLNLDDTKAAEDLFAIVDDACRKAGRDPSTLLRTSGCSLAMEGADDVPGGPPAIIMRGSTDEIVDKLAAYAALGIKHFTFWMHPWTLKAIEQLAPIVEKAHKL, encoded by the coding sequence ATGCAGATCGGACTGATGATCCGGAGCGGGAACAATGGCGGCAACGGCGCCATCAACGCCCACCGTTGGGAGACCCTGCGCGAGATGGCGCTGCTGGCCGAGGACATCGGCGTGGACACCCTGGGCGCGCCCGACCATCTGCTCTTCCGCCATGCGCCGCCCGTGGTGCATCTGCCCGCCGGCGAGACGCGCGGCACCTGGGAGGTCTTCACCCTCCTGACGGCCATCGCCGCCATCACGAAGAAGGTCACGCTGCTGCCGCTCGTCGCCTGCACCAGCTTCCGCAACCCCGCCCTGCTGGCGAAGATCGCCGACACCCTGGACGAGGTCAGCAACGGCCGGGTGCTGCTCGGGCTGGGGGCCGGCTGGCACGAGCCGGAGTATCGCGCGTACGGCTTCCCGTTCGACCGCCGGGTGAGCCGCTTCGACGAGGCGCTTCAGATCATCGTGCCGCTGCTCAAGGGCGAGAACGTCACCTTCAAGGGCGAGTTCTACGAGACGGACGACGCCTTCTTGACGCCGCGCGGCCCCCGCGCGAAGACGGGCCTGCCGATCTGGATCGGGGCGCGCAAGCCGCGCATGCTCGGCCTGGTGGCGAAGTACGCCGACGCCTACAACACCGACATGCTCCTCAACCTCGACGACACGAAGGCGGCCGAAGACCTCTTCGCCATCGTGGACGACGCCTGCCGCAAGGCCGGCCGCGATCCGTCAACGCTCCTGCGGACGTCCGGCTGCTCGCTGGCGATGGAGGGCGCGGACGACGTGCCCGGCGGCCCGCCGGCCATCATCATGCGCGGCTCGACCGACGAGATCGTGGACAAGCTGGCGGCCTACGCGGCGCTCGGCATCAAGCACTTCACGTTCTGGATGCACCCGTGGACGCTCAAGGCCATCGAGCAACTGGCGCCCATCGTGGAGAAGGCGCACAAGCTGTAG